The following coding sequences lie in one Miscanthus floridulus cultivar M001 chromosome 9, ASM1932011v1, whole genome shotgun sequence genomic window:
- the LOC136481660 gene encoding uncharacterized protein isoform X2, with translation MDTSCGGLAASEKYDEEPNNLMRTEGSHSCENNNNEIEKCWVLHLKTLASMLDVLENIIPLMEDFKLTANAAENEKTMKGLLGSYYTMMEKLFVISGGIFLSYAYFLAQKPQGSVEEIWMAIFIGIFIASLSNFILLIHASYLKERGSIDGCEPRILKWLLLLVLAFLYAVFCILLQAFANASDLVLWLIGIIGLCSIVLGWVWFFYTKWPKVLE, from the exons ATGGACACTTCTTGTGGTGGGCTTGCAGCTTCTGAAAAATATGATGAG GAGCCTAACAATTTGATGAGAACTGAGGGAAGCCATTCCTGTGAAAACAATAATAATGAAATTGAGAAATGCTGGGTACTTCACCTGAAGACACTTGCTTCGATGCTTGATGTGTTAGAGAATATCATTCCTCTGATGGAGGACTTCAAG TTGACAGCCAATGCTGCAGAAAACGAGAAGACAATGAAG GGTTTACTGGGTTCTTACTACACTATGATGGAAAAGCTGTTTGTAATCAGTGGTGGTATCTTTCTCTCGTATGCATACTTCCTCGCCCAAAAGCCGCAAGGGAGCGTCGAAGAAATTTGGATGGCCATATTCATAGGAATCTTCATAGCATCACTAAGCAATTTCATTCTGTTAATCCATGCTTCATACTTGAAAGAGAGGGGGTCCATTGACGGCTGTGAGCCTAGAATCCTTAAATGGCTGCTGCTTTTAGTGCTGGCATTCCTTTATGCAGTATTTTGTATCCTACTGCAGGCTTTTGCAAATGCCTCTGACTTGGTTTTATGGCTCATCGGAATCATAGGCCTCTGCTCAATAGTGCTCGGTTGGGTTTGGTTCTTTTACACAAAGTGGCCGAAG GTTCTCGAATAA
- the LOC136481660 gene encoding uncharacterized protein isoform X1: protein MDTSCGGLAASEKYDEQEPNNLMRTEGSHSCENNNNEIEKCWVLHLKTLASMLDVLENIIPLMEDFKLTANAAENEKTMKGLLGSYYTMMEKLFVISGGIFLSYAYFLAQKPQGSVEEIWMAIFIGIFIASLSNFILLIHASYLKERGSIDGCEPRILKWLLLLVLAFLYAVFCILLQAFANASDLVLWLIGIIGLCSIVLGWVWFFYTKWPKVLE, encoded by the exons ATGGACACTTCTTGTGGTGGGCTTGCAGCTTCTGAAAAATATGATGAG CAGGAGCCTAACAATTTGATGAGAACTGAGGGAAGCCATTCCTGTGAAAACAATAATAATGAAATTGAGAAATGCTGGGTACTTCACCTGAAGACACTTGCTTCGATGCTTGATGTGTTAGAGAATATCATTCCTCTGATGGAGGACTTCAAG TTGACAGCCAATGCTGCAGAAAACGAGAAGACAATGAAG GGTTTACTGGGTTCTTACTACACTATGATGGAAAAGCTGTTTGTAATCAGTGGTGGTATCTTTCTCTCGTATGCATACTTCCTCGCCCAAAAGCCGCAAGGGAGCGTCGAAGAAATTTGGATGGCCATATTCATAGGAATCTTCATAGCATCACTAAGCAATTTCATTCTGTTAATCCATGCTTCATACTTGAAAGAGAGGGGGTCCATTGACGGCTGTGAGCCTAGAATCCTTAAATGGCTGCTGCTTTTAGTGCTGGCATTCCTTTATGCAGTATTTTGTATCCTACTGCAGGCTTTTGCAAATGCCTCTGACTTGGTTTTATGGCTCATCGGAATCATAGGCCTCTGCTCAATAGTGCTCGGTTGGGTTTGGTTCTTTTACACAAAGTGGCCGAAG GTTCTCGAATAA